In Theileria parva strain Muguga chromosome 4 map unlocalized ctg_529, whole genome shotgun sequence, one DNA window encodes the following:
- the PAA1 gene encoding Proteasome subunit alpha type-6-B, with protein MSRASHSGYDRHITIFSPEGKLFQLEYALKAVKNCNLTGLAIKDDSAIAVVAQKKLPAQQGNQDVLLDTSSVTSLYHITDEIFALLVGLPGDCLSILYKARQVALDYSYKYGINIPASVLCQKLSDINQVYTQHAYMRLHACTGLILSIEPDVGPKIYKFDSSGWFAGYKACGIGAKEQESENALEKTLKRREAVSLQDAMKSNLHVNTEVHQLSQGQETKVTIEALKCMIDIDAFTKGLGASSIEVAVASKDNPFFRQLSEEEIETYLTHITESD; from the exons ATGTCTAGAGCTTCACATAGTGGATATGATAGGCATATTACTATTTTTTCCCCTGAGGGAAAGTTATTTCAACTTG aatatGCTCTCAAGGCTGTGAAGAACTGTAACCTTACTGGCTTAGCTATTAAAGACGATTCTGCTATTGCCGTTGTTGCTCAGAAAAAGCTTCCTGCTCAACAAGGGAACCag GATGTTTTGCTGGATACCTCCAGCGTGACCAGCCTTTATCACATTACTGATGAGATTTTTGCTCTCCTCGTTGGCTTACCAG GGGACTGTCTgagtatactatataagGCTAGGCAGGTGGCTTTGGACTATTCCTATAAGTACGGAATTAATATTCCTGCCAGTGTTTTGTGCCAGAAACTTTCCGACATTAACCAAGTTTACACACAACACGCCTATATGAGACTACACGCTTGCA CTGGacttattttatcaattgaGCCGGACGTTGGCCCTAAGATATACAAATTTGATTCCTCTGGGTGGTTTGCAGGATACAAG GCTTGCGGGATAGGAGCTAAGGAACAAGAGTCTGAGAACGCACTTGAGAAGACTTTGAAAAGGAGGGAGGCTGTTAGTCTCCAGGACGCTATGAAATCCAACCTTCACGTCAACACTGAAGTTCACCAGCTTTCTCAAGGCCAGGAAACAAAAGTAACAATTGAAGCGCTTAAATGCATGATTGACATTGACGCATTTACTAAGGGTCTTGGCGCTTCTAGTATCGAAGTCGCAGTTGCATCCAAGGATAACCCATTCTTCAGACAACTATCTGAAGAGGAAATTGAGACCTATCTCACCCACATTACTGAAAgtgattaa
- the YARS gene encoding Tyrosine--tRNA ligase domain protein has product MSIYVKKLSSCIFRFKKMSERFISPFHGGIAVNYSGNVVNVKNPNLEFYNDTCSIKYGLREELDRHFRGSRPQMDVSVEEKLKICLSLSEECIKPEELLNLLQKKDYTPLAYDGFEPSGRMHIAQGLCKVDTVNIMSKIGIKSVIWIADWHAMLNNKFGGDLKKIRVVGEYFIHIWKAAGMNTDSVKFLWASDEVDKNPDLYWRLSMDISRSFNITRMKRCSQALGRTEGDDQPSAQLLYPAIQCADIFFIGADICQLGMDQRKINVLAREYSELKKIPRSPVVLSHRMLPGLVEGQEKMSKSNPNSAIFMDDSPEEVSSKIKKAYCPPGVVDGNPVIAYFCFIVFKRFNSVTIERKEKDGGDVTFNSPEELKESFLQGLLHPADLKNSLVKYLNLMMQPIRDYFEHNQEAKVLEMKVKQFQAENKK; this is encoded by the exons ATGTCcatttatgtaaaaaagCTATCTTCCtgtatttttagatttaaaaaaatgtcTGAAAGGTTCATTTCCCCCTTCCATGGCGGTATCGCAGTCAACTACTCAGGAAATGTAGTAAACGTAAAGAATCCAAATCTAGAATTTTACAATGATACCTGTTCAATAAAATACGGACTCAGAGAGGAACTGGACCGTCATTTTAGAGGTTCAAGGCCTCAAATGGACGTATCTGTTGAGGAAAAGCTGAAAATATGCCTTAGTTTATCCGAAGAGTGTATTAAACCAGAAGAACTTTTGAACTTGTTGCAGAAAAAAGACTATACTCCACTTGCCTATGATGGTTTTGAGCCTTCTGGAAGAATGCATATAGCTCAGGGCCTTTGTAAAGTTGACACAGTAAACATAATGAGTAAAATTGGCATTAAGAGTGTTATTTGGATTGCAGACTGGCACGCAATGCTGAATAATAAGTTCGGTGGTGATTTGAAAAAG atCAGAGTTGTTGGTGAATACTTTATCCATATCTGGAAAGCTGCTGGAATGAACACTGACTCTGTAAA ATTCCTTTGGGCTAGTGATGAGGTGGATAAGAACCCAGACCTTTACTGGCGCCTTTCAATGGACATTAGCAGAAGCTTTAATATTACTAG AATGAAGAGGTGTAGTCAGGCTCTGGGTAGAACTGAAGGTGATGATCAGCCATCAGCACAACTACTTTACCCAGCAATTCAGTGTGCggatatattttttatcgGGGCTGATATTTGTCAACTCGGTATGGACCAGAGGAAGATTAATGTTCTTGCAAG GGAATACTCTGAACTTAAAAAGATCCCTAGGAGCCCAGTGGTACTATCCCACAGGATGCTGCCAGGGCTTGTGGAGGGTCAGGAAAAAATGTCCAAAAGTAATCCAAACTCAGCGATTTTCATGGATGATTCTCCAGAA GAGGTTTCTTCTAAGATTAAAAAAGCCTATTGCCCACCTGGAGTCGTTGATGGGAACCCTGTGATTGCATACTTTTGCTTTATAGTTTTCAAGCGATTTAACTCAGTCACAATTGAGAGGAAGGAAAAGGATGGAG GTGACGTAACATTTAACTCCCCAGAAGAGCTAAAGGAGTCCTTTCTACAAGGTTTATTACACCCAGCAGACCTTAAAAACTCACTTGTAAAGTACCTTAACCTAATGATGCAACCCATACGAGACTACTTTGAG CATAACCAAGAAGCTAAAGTACTCGAAATGAAAGTAAAGCAGTTTCAAgctgaaaataaaaaataa
- the RPN10 gene encoding 26S proteasome non-ATPase regulatory subunit 4-like protein, giving the protein MTIEAALICIDNSEYSRNGDFVPTRLGAQIDAIGLIASAKLSEQFENSVGIVCLARKGSQLLTAPSNDLGTFLTDLQTVVPSAQSDFIRGIQTAQLALKHRLNKSQQQRIICFVASPILEPVKHFVKLGKLLKKNNVILDIIDISNNSETEEKLKALHSSVNNNDTSHYLCCKPCSGTLLSDMIFNSAVLYGQSGGVGGGSQISQNLTDFGVDPEMDPQLYMALRLSLEQEEERLRKEATKMQNKTESTLTDIENELKGMEGLQVVPLDKCVEILSTSEGNPELLESLVYSFPDVDSEEPRIQELVAKLKELQQKLQ; this is encoded by the exons ATGACAATAGAAGCAGCTCTAATTTGTATAGATAATTCTGAATATTCCAGAAATGGAGATTTTGTTCCTACTAGGTTAGGTGCACAAATCGACGCTATAGGATTAATAGCAAGTGCTAAGTTATCTGaacaatttgaaaattcCGTTGGAATTGTATGCCTGGCACGTAAAGGATCGCAACTACTAACCGCTCCCTCAAATGATTTGGGGACCTTCCTAACTGATTTACAAACTGTGGTTCCCTCAGCCCAATCTGATTTTATAAGGGGTATACAGACAGCCCAGTTGGCTTTAAAGCATAGACTAAACAAGTCACAACAGCAACGTATAATATGTTTTGTGGCAAGCCCTATA CTGGAGCCTGTAAAGCATTTCGTTAAACTTGGGAAGCTTTTAAAGAAAAATAACGTGATACTTG atATAATTGACATCTCAAATAACTCTGAAACTGAGGAGAAGCTAAAGGCGCTTCACTCGtctgtaaataataatgacACCAGTCACTACCTCTGCTGTAAGCCGTGCTCGGGCACTCTCCTAAGTGATATGATTTTCAACTCGGCAGTACTGTATGGACAGTCTGGAGGCGTTGGAGGTGGATCACAAATTTCACAAAATCTCACAGATTTCG GAGTTGACCCTGAGATGGACCCTCAGTTGTATATGGCCTTGAGGTTATCGCTAGAACAGGAGGAAGAAAGGCTAAGAAAGGAAGCTACTAAAATGCAGAATAAAACGGAATCAACACTAACTGATATAGAAAATGAGTTAAAGGGAATGGAAGGATTACAAGTTGTTCCACTGGATAAGTGTGTGGAAATACTCTCCACCAGTGAAGGGAATCCTGAACTTCTTGAGTCCCTCGTGTATTCATTCCCAGATGTAGATAGCGAGGAACCTAGAATACag GAATTAGTTGCCAAATTGAAAGAACTTCAACAGAAGTTACAGTGA
- the XRN3 gene encoding XRN 5'-3' exonuclease N-terminus family protein yields the protein MGVPTFYRWLCNRYPRVPKDVIDNYNDRNLDLSDPDAIGLELLKDNPNGEFDNLYLDMNGIIHPCCHPENMEQPQSEEVMFTCILDYLDRIFFMVRPRKLIYLAIDGVAPRAKINQQRSRRFKSAALADLEDETYDTLIRDYEKRYGKTDLIVRKSKWDSNVITPGTEFMYKLSEKLMEYIEDRAERYDAWKRIVVIFSDSNVPGEGEHKIMKFIRNQRHCPDYDPNTRHVLHGMDADLIMLGLATHEPNFFILREIVTFFTNPTTNNTENAIANTLNIVSKPFKNTESAEGVQKYLKMMRENWKPLQFLQLPVLREYLSHQLRFPLGFENGEMVDFERCVDDLVLMIFFCGNDFLPNLPSISITGGSIDQMLLLYQKVLPALNDYLSDEGKLNFHAITSFFELLSKIEDETFKNIHEFKMKAQSRKQNNELNSADATNDSNGHSEGTGSDKSEEERIEDRFKKELKERINSCNVKDDVKLPVDVTLNDPKLWKEAYYREKFNLGDKNQEEIDKFVQKLSFDYIKGICWVLQYYYQGCPSWSWYYRYHYSPFCSDLHFSGLQSLEDYKSESQSEGEANLKRRHDSLEMGVKMIKFDLGVPLTPFQQLMGVMPIRSSHCLPEKLRTLMTDPDSPLREFYPTKFREDPNGKRYKYQWVALLPFIDEKKLLTHVKPIEDELSEEEKIRNRTSNNLIILPKSRRNNFLNNVNTIVGQDTDRPNSCFEQFVSETGKKHRSVLLPGAKIPPRILTVQDLMEEQRNRGFNCEPAKRMILNMLSARRDPYSNDPHGPVLSDTQRDFHQYTNKYTPGQYTPTQHTHYNHGQYTPNDYNQYNQPYKRHHNHPNQYHSYNQHNQYPTHNQHNQYHPNNHNQYHQYDQYDNNYTDNAYDPYNPRYANEQPQYSRPNYQHDRPYHHKRSNQDRNYNRDRNYSDRNRYNSGYRRSSNEQYY from the exons atggGAGTTCCAACATTTTACCGTTGGCTCTGTAACCGATATCCGCGTGTTCCTAAGGATGTGATCGATAACTATAATGATAGGAACCTGGACCTTTCAGACCCTGACGCAATAGGACTTGAATTGCTCAAAGATAACCCTAATGGAGAATTTGACAATCTTTATCTGGACATGAACGGAATAATCCATCCATGCTGTCACCCAGAGAACATG GAGCAACCGCAGTCTGAAGAGGTGATGTTCACCTGCATACTGGACTACCTAGACCGAATATTTTTCATGGTCAGGCCTAGGAAACTGATCTATCTAGCTATAg ATGGAGTGGCACCAAGAGCTAAGATAAATCAACAGAGGAGTAGACGTTTTAAATCAGCAGCTTTGGCCGATTTAGAGGATGAAACGTATGATACCTTGATTAGGGATTACGAAAAAAGGTATGGGAAGACAGATTTAATAGTAAGGAAAAGCAAATGGGACAGTAACGTGATAACGCCAGGCACCGAGTTCATGTATAAGTTGTCTGAGAAGTTAATGGAGTATATAGAGGATAGAGCTGAAAGATATGATGCTTGGAAGAGAATAGTGGTTATATTCTCAGATAGCAATGTTCCAGGAGAAGGAGAACATAAAATCATGAAGTTTATAAGAAACCAAAGACACTGTCCAGATTATGACCCCAACACAAGGCACGTCTTACACGGTATGGATGCAGACCTTATAATGTTAGGACTTGCGACTCACGAACCTAACTTCTTTATACTCAGAGAAATTGTTACTTTTTTCACTAACCCCACCACAAATAACACTGAAAACGCTATTGCCAACACACTTAATATTGTTTCAAAACCTTTCAAGAATACTGAAAGTGCTGAAGGCGTGCAAAAATACTTGAAGATGATGAGAGAGAACTGGAAACCATTGCAGTTTCTACAGTTGCCAGTGTTGAGAGAGTATCTCTCTCACCAACTAAGGTTCCCATTGGGATTTGAGAATGGAGAAATGGTAGACTTTGAACGGTGTGTAGACGATTTAGTGTTAATGATATTCTTCTGCGGGAACGATTTCTTGCCGAATCTACCTTCAATTTCAATTACAGGAGGGTCAATTGATCAGATGCTCTTACTATACCAGAAGGTCCTACCAGCTTTAAACGATTATTTATCAGATGAGGGGAAGTTGAACTTTCATGCAATCACCTCATTCTTCGAACTGCTCTCCAAGATAGAAGATGAAACCTTTAAAAACATTcatgaatttaaaatgaagGCACAAAGTCGTAAGCAAAATAATGAGTTGAACAGCGCCGATGCAACAAATGATAGTAATGGTCACAGTGAAGGTACCGGGTCAGACAAAAGCGAAGAGGAAAGAATTGAGGATAGGTTTAAGAAAGAGTTAAAGGAGAGGATTAATTCATGTAATGTTAAGGATGATGTAAAACTGCCAGTGGATGTGACTTTGAATGACCCAAAGCTGTGGAAAGAAGCTTATTATAGAGAAAAGTTCAATTTGGGTGATAAAAATCAAGAGGAAATAGATAAGTTTGTACAAAAGCTGTCTTTTGACTACATAAAAGGAATTTGTTGGGTATTACAGTACTATTACCAGGGATGCCCATCATGGTCTTGGTACTACAGATATCACTATTCGCCGTTTTGCTCAGATTTACATTTCTCAGGCCTACAATCACTTGAAGATTATAAGTCTGAGTCTCAGAGTGAGGGCGAAGCAAATCTGAAGAGAAGACACGATTCTCTGGAAATGGgagtaaaaatgataaagttTGATTTAGGTGTACCCCTAACACCATTTCAGCAGTTAATGGGTGTTATGCCAATTAGAAGTAGCCACTGCTTACCAGAGAAGCTCAGGACTCTAATGACTGACCCCGATTCACCATTGAGGGAGTTTTACCCAACAAAGTTCAGAGAAGACCCGAATGGCAAGAGGTACAAGTACCAGTGGGTGGCTCTTCTACCGTTTATAGACGAAAAGAAACTTCTAACTCATGTTAAACCAATAGAAGACGAATTATCCGAGGAAGAAAAGATTAGGAACAGGacttcaaataatttaatcatATTGCCTAAATCTAGaagaaataattttctaaataatgttaacaCCATAGTTGGGCAGGATACGGATAGGCCAAATAGTTGTTTTGAACAGTTTGTATCTGAGACTGGTAAGAAGCACAGAAGTGTTCTATTACCTGGAGCCAAGATACCACCCAGGATTCTAACTGTTCAAGATTTAATGGAGGAACAGAGGAACAGAGGGTTTAACTGTGAACCGGCAAAGAGAATGATACTCAATATGTTATCTGCAAGAAGGGATCCTTATAGTAATGATCCACATGGTCCAGTCCTTTCTGATACTCAGAGGGATTTTCATCAGTATACCAATAAGTACACACCTGGTCAATACACTCCGACACAACATACACATTACAATCACGGACAATACACACCTAACGACTATAACCAGTACAATCAACCTTACAAACGACATCATAATCACCCTAACCAATATCATTCATATAACCAACATAACCAATATCCTACTCATAACCAGCACAACCAGTATCATCCAAATAACCATAACCAATATCATCAGTATGATCAATATGATAACAATTACACCGATAACGCTTATGACCCCTATAACCCTAGGTATGCAAATGAGCAACCCCAATATTCAAGGCCAAATTATCAACATGATAGACCATACCACCATAAAAGGTCAAATCAAGATAGAAACTATAATCGTGACAGAAATTATAGTGACAGAAACAGATATAATAGCGGATACAGAAGATCCTCTAACGAGCaatattattga
- a CDS encoding STOP family protein yields the protein MDNFKNQEKICKLVRKREIKDSIGECANKEDENEILKEIEKNEVKENEQNVEKKEKGTRLEYITTYSQDYKIIEIPKPEPKQKIEEKEPTPFEGITTYTLDYSLNAWKNFENLT from the coding sequence atggataattttaaaaatcaggaaaaaatatgtaaactAGTGAGAAAAAGAGAAATTAAAGATTCCATTGGTGAATGTGCCAACAAGGAAGACGAAAACGAGATTTTAAaggaaattgaaaaaaatgaagttaAGGAAAATGAACAAAATGTAGAAAAGAAGGAGAAGGGTACTCGGTTGGAGTATATAACAACATATTCACAGgactataaaataattgaaatcCCGAAACCGGAGCCCAAGCAGAAGATTGAAGAGAAAGAACCAACACCATTTGAAGGGATAACAACATATACCCTCGATTATTCACTTAATGCCTGGAAAAACTTTGAAAATTTGACTTGA